A DNA window from Calderihabitans maritimus contains the following coding sequences:
- the spoIIAA gene encoding anti-sigma F factor antagonist — MDLKLSRERDVLIVDLQGELDLLVADNFRSEIDRCLEEWPVRNLLLDLKEVTFIDSSGLGVILGRYKKVTERGGKVLLTGARPQIKKILELSGLLKIMPHYDTIQQGMDELA, encoded by the coding sequence TTAAATTAAGCCGGGAAAGAGACGTTCTGATAGTCGACCTGCAGGGAGAACTGGACCTTCTGGTTGCGGATAATTTTCGTTCGGAAATAGATCGCTGTTTAGAAGAATGGCCGGTTAGAAATCTTTTACTGGACCTGAAGGAGGTTACCTTTATCGACAGCTCGGGACTGGGAGTTATCCTGGGGAGGTATAAAAAGGTTACTGAAAGAGGCGGGAAAGTACTTCTTACCGGCGCTCGACCACAGATTAAAAAGATTTTGGAATTGTCAGGACTGCTTAAAATAATGCCCCACTACGATACCATACA